A genomic segment from Microbulbifer elongatus encodes:
- the holA gene encoding DNA polymerase III subunit delta: MPRINPRQLPQNLRQGLAPIYVVTGDEPLLVQECCDSIREAARNHGFNERDLLHGEHNFDWDQLLSAAGSLSLFADKKIIELRLPGGKPGDKGSKALQEFASMANEETLLLLVLPRLDRSQLNSKWVKALEAKGVLIQIWPVDASEMPRWIHQRLRANGLDAEPEAIQILAERVEGNLLAASQEIEKLKLLAQDSVITADTMNNAVASSARYDVFGLIDKALAGDAAGAVRTLQGLRAEGVEAPVVLWAIAREIRTLLETQQKLDQGQPINRLVRIQKRQPLVQAACQRLRPRHLENFLMRARAVDNAIKGGKEMDPWAGLLELTLNLSGKRSI, from the coding sequence ATGCCACGCATCAACCCGCGCCAGCTCCCGCAGAACCTCCGCCAGGGATTAGCCCCCATCTACGTCGTCACCGGCGACGAACCCCTGCTGGTGCAGGAATGCTGCGATAGCATCCGCGAAGCCGCACGCAATCACGGCTTCAACGAACGCGACCTGCTGCACGGCGAACACAACTTCGACTGGGACCAACTGCTGTCCGCCGCCGGCAGCCTGTCCCTGTTCGCCGACAAAAAAATCATCGAACTGCGCCTGCCCGGCGGCAAACCCGGCGACAAGGGCAGCAAAGCCCTGCAGGAATTCGCCAGCATGGCGAACGAAGAAACCCTGCTGCTCCTGGTACTGCCCAGGCTCGATCGGTCGCAACTGAACAGCAAATGGGTCAAGGCGCTGGAAGCCAAAGGGGTACTGATCCAGATCTGGCCCGTGGACGCCTCCGAAATGCCCCGCTGGATTCATCAACGACTGCGCGCAAACGGTCTCGATGCGGAACCGGAAGCCATCCAGATACTCGCCGAGCGGGTGGAAGGCAACCTGCTCGCCGCCAGCCAGGAAATCGAGAAACTGAAGCTGCTGGCGCAGGACTCGGTGATCACCGCCGACACCATGAACAACGCCGTCGCCAGCTCTGCCCGCTACGACGTCTTCGGCCTGATCGACAAAGCACTGGCCGGTGATGCCGCCGGCGCCGTGCGCACCTTGCAGGGACTGCGCGCCGAGGGCGTAGAAGCGCCCGTGGTGCTCTGGGCCATCGCCCGGGAAATCCGCACGCTGCTGGAAACCCAGCAGAAACTCGACCAGGGCCAGCCGATCAATCGCCTGGTACGCATCCAGAAGCGCCAGCCACTGGTCCAGGCTGCCTGCCAACGCCTGCGCCCCCGCCACCTGGAAAACTTCCTGATGCGCGCAAGAGCCGTGGATAACGCCATCAAAGGTGGCAAGGAAATGGATCCCTGGGCAGGGCTGCTGGA
- a CDS encoding LPS-assembly lipoprotein LptE, protein MRRSAQGWVYSGPENLYPVPDRHTTKNHRTKMKNTVLRIITILLAITISACGWHLRGAPKNFPPGSKLYITTEDPRSELAESITRLLQTSGLPLAEEPSEADFTLTIHKEIEQKRTVSVDAQGRASEYELITSAEYSVRDNTGRDLLTQARADVYRTLEWDDAEVVSKGEEERLQREEMRRELIGRIIDRLRRIEINAPVRDNPALP, encoded by the coding sequence TTGCGCCGCAGCGCCCAGGGATGGGTCTACAGCGGTCCTGAAAACCTGTACCCGGTGCCCGACCGCCACACGACAAAAAACCACCGGACCAAGATGAAAAATACCGTGCTCCGCATAATTACTATACTCCTGGCCATCACAATCTCAGCCTGTGGCTGGCACCTCCGCGGCGCACCGAAAAACTTCCCTCCGGGCAGCAAGCTCTACATCACCACCGAAGATCCCAGAAGCGAACTGGCCGAAAGCATCACCCGCCTGCTGCAAACCAGCGGCCTGCCCCTGGCAGAAGAACCCAGCGAAGCCGACTTCACCCTCACCATCCACAAAGAGATCGAACAAAAACGTACCGTCTCCGTCGATGCCCAGGGCCGCGCCTCCGAATACGAACTCATCACCAGCGCCGAATACAGCGTACGTGACAACACCGGCCGCGACCTCCTCACCCAGGCGCGCGCCGACGTCTACCGCACCCTCGAATGGGACGACGCCGAAGTCGTCAGCAAGGGGGAAGAAGAGCGCCTGCAGCGGGAAGAAATGCGCCGCGAACTGATCGGCCGGATCATCGACCGTCTGCGCCGCATCGAAATCAACGCCCCCGTCCGCGACAACCCGGCGCTTCCCTGA
- the leuS gene encoding leucine--tRNA ligase, producing the protein MEEQYNPSAVEAAAQEHWAEQKSFEVKEDPSRDKFYCLSMFPYPSGKLHMGHVRNYTITDVISRYQRMQGKNVLHPMGWDAFGLPAENAAIQNKTAPAKWTYSNIDYMKGQLKSLGFGFDWSRELATCQPSYYKWEQWFFTRLYKKGLVYKKMATVNWDPVDQTVLANEQVEDGRGWRSGALVERREIPQWFIKITDYAEELLKDLDQLPDWPEQVRTMQRNWIGKSKGVELAFALPKTIAGVDHFDVYTTRPDTLMGVTYVSLAAEHPIAQELAESNPELKAFIAECKKQSLSEADMATMDKKGMDTGLKAIHPLTGEEVPVWVANYVLMDYGSGAVMAVPAHDQRDWEFARKYDLPIKQVIAPTGDESIDLEKEAFTEKGVLVNSGGFDGLDFDAAFNAIADGLEAAGKGRVTTNYRLRDWGVSRQRYWGAPIPMFNLADGGEIPVPAEKLPILLPEDVTLDGTTSPIKADPEWRKDEHNGEAVERETDTFDTFMESSWYYARYTCPDFEQGMLDPDRANYWLPVDQYVGGIEHAILHLLYARFFHKLMRDEGLVKSDEPFKRLLCQGMVLAESFYKEDNGHKTWISPADVDVERDDKGKPIKAIERATGEEVIAGGVVKMSKSKNNGIDPHAAVKEYGADTVRLFTMFAAPPEQTLEWHDSGVEGASRFLRKLWKTVHGHIQAGDGSSEIDVNNLSDKQQQLRRKTHETIQKVSDDYGRRQTFNTAVAAVMELLNEITKTAERDSANGLAVEREALQAAVMLLAPVTPHISHELWKALGNRGELVDAPWPKVDEKALVRSSITLVVQVNGKLRAKLEAPADADKETLEKMALADENVLKFTEGKNVRKVIVVPRKLVNIVAN; encoded by the coding sequence ATGGAAGAGCAGTACAACCCCTCCGCAGTCGAAGCCGCCGCCCAGGAGCACTGGGCCGAGCAGAAAAGCTTCGAGGTAAAGGAAGACCCCAGCCGCGACAAGTTCTACTGCCTGTCCATGTTCCCCTACCCCAGCGGCAAGCTGCATATGGGGCACGTGCGCAACTACACCATCACCGACGTGATCTCCCGCTACCAGCGCATGCAGGGCAAGAACGTCTTGCACCCCATGGGCTGGGACGCCTTCGGCCTGCCGGCGGAAAACGCCGCCATCCAGAACAAGACCGCACCGGCCAAGTGGACCTATTCCAATATTGACTACATGAAGGGCCAGCTGAAGTCTCTGGGCTTCGGCTTTGACTGGTCCCGCGAGCTGGCCACCTGCCAGCCCAGCTATTACAAGTGGGAGCAGTGGTTCTTCACCCGCCTGTACAAGAAAGGCCTGGTGTACAAAAAGATGGCCACGGTGAACTGGGACCCGGTAGACCAGACCGTACTGGCCAATGAACAGGTGGAAGACGGCCGCGGCTGGCGCTCCGGTGCCCTGGTCGAACGCCGGGAAATCCCTCAGTGGTTTATCAAAATCACCGACTACGCCGAAGAATTGCTCAAGGATCTCGACCAGCTGCCGGACTGGCCGGAACAGGTGCGCACCATGCAGCGCAACTGGATCGGCAAATCCAAAGGTGTGGAACTGGCCTTCGCCCTGCCGAAAACCATTGCCGGTGTCGACCACTTCGACGTCTACACCACCCGCCCGGATACCCTCATGGGCGTGACCTATGTATCCCTGGCCGCGGAGCACCCGATCGCCCAGGAGCTGGCGGAATCCAATCCCGAGCTCAAGGCGTTTATTGCCGAGTGCAAAAAACAGTCCCTGTCCGAGGCCGATATGGCCACCATGGACAAAAAAGGCATGGATACCGGCCTCAAGGCCATCCACCCGCTTACCGGCGAAGAAGTGCCGGTATGGGTCGCCAACTACGTGCTGATGGATTACGGCTCCGGCGCCGTGATGGCGGTACCCGCCCACGACCAGCGCGACTGGGAATTTGCCAGAAAATACGACCTGCCGATCAAGCAGGTGATCGCCCCCACCGGCGATGAATCCATCGATCTGGAAAAAGAAGCCTTCACCGAAAAAGGCGTGCTGGTGAATTCCGGCGGTTTCGACGGCCTCGACTTCGACGCCGCCTTCAATGCCATCGCCGACGGTCTGGAAGCCGCCGGCAAGGGCCGCGTCACCACCAACTACCGCCTGCGCGACTGGGGTGTCTCCCGGCAGCGTTACTGGGGTGCACCGATTCCCATGTTCAACCTGGCAGACGGCGGCGAAATTCCGGTACCGGCGGAGAAACTGCCGATCCTGCTGCCGGAAGACGTCACCCTGGACGGCACCACCTCCCCGATCAAGGCCGACCCCGAGTGGCGCAAAGACGAACACAACGGGGAAGCCGTCGAGCGTGAAACCGACACCTTCGACACCTTTATGGAGTCCAGCTGGTACTACGCCCGCTACACCTGCCCCGACTTCGAACAAGGCATGCTCGACCCGGACCGCGCCAACTACTGGCTGCCGGTAGACCAGTATGTGGGCGGTATTGAACACGCCATCCTGCACCTGCTGTACGCGCGCTTCTTCCACAAACTGATGCGCGACGAAGGCCTGGTAAAAAGCGACGAGCCCTTCAAGCGCCTGCTGTGCCAGGGCATGGTACTGGCCGAATCCTTCTACAAAGAAGACAACGGCCACAAAACCTGGATCTCTCCTGCAGACGTCGACGTAGAGCGCGACGACAAGGGCAAGCCGATCAAAGCCATCGAGCGCGCCACCGGTGAAGAAGTCATCGCCGGCGGTGTGGTCAAAATGTCCAAGTCCAAGAACAACGGCATTGACCCCCACGCTGCCGTAAAGGAATACGGTGCCGACACCGTACGCCTGTTCACCATGTTCGCCGCGCCCCCCGAGCAGACCCTCGAATGGCACGACTCCGGCGTGGAAGGCGCCAGCCGCTTCCTGCGCAAACTGTGGAAAACCGTCCACGGCCATATCCAAGCCGGCGATGGCAGCAGCGAGATTGACGTAAACAACCTCAGCGACAAACAGCAGCAACTGCGCCGCAAGACCCACGAGACCATCCAGAAAGTCAGCGACGACTACGGCCGCCGCCAGACCTTCAACACCGCCGTTGCCGCGGTCATGGAGCTGCTGAACGAAATCACCAAAACCGCAGAGCGCGACTCCGCCAACGGCCTCGCCGTAGAACGCGAAGCCCTGCAAGCTGCCGTCATGCTCCTCGCCCCGGTCACCCCGCACATCAGCCACGAACTGTGGAAAGCGCTGGGCAACCGCGGCGAACTGGTCGACGCCCCCTGGCCGAAAGTGGACGAGAAAGCCCTGGTCCGCTCCAGCATCACCCTGGTGGTTCAGGTCAACGGCAAACTGCGCGCAAAACTCGAAGCGCCCGCAGACGCCGACAAGGAAACCCTTGAAAAAATGGCCTTGGCAGACGAAAACGTACTGAAATTTACCGAAGGTAAAAACGTGCGCAAGGTGATTGTGGTACCACGCAAGCTGGTCAACATCGTCGCCAACTAA
- a CDS encoding zinc ribbon-containing protein, whose product MSKKPKEAGKVTNPDLPEEDGKLSTEAKRELEKLVGEELDVEQFTARKAAFLNAWIKDDVHRAEDYLQDLGGELLTQEERVGEWLLDAADPTRTVWPAVMACIKRGDPWALAGETVGEGEELQCLACGYRALPDTGVEVTPCHRCGYGCFRQIVASSGDQQP is encoded by the coding sequence GTGAGTAAGAAACCTAAAGAGGCCGGTAAGGTCACGAATCCCGATCTGCCCGAGGAAGATGGCAAACTCTCCACCGAGGCCAAGCGCGAGCTGGAGAAGCTGGTGGGCGAAGAACTGGACGTGGAACAGTTCACCGCGCGCAAGGCGGCCTTCCTCAATGCCTGGATCAAGGATGATGTTCACCGTGCAGAAGACTACCTGCAGGACCTGGGCGGCGAGCTGCTGACTCAGGAAGAGCGCGTCGGAGAGTGGCTACTGGACGCTGCCGACCCCACCAGGACCGTTTGGCCGGCAGTAATGGCCTGCATCAAGCGAGGGGATCCCTGGGCACTGGCGGGAGAGACCGTCGGTGAGGGCGAGGAATTGCAGTGTCTGGCCTGTGGCTACCGCGCCTTGCCGGACACCGGGGTGGAAGTGACACCCTGCCACCGCTGTGGTTATGGCTGCTTTCGGCAGATCGTCGCCAGTTCCGGCGACCAGCAGCCATAA
- a CDS encoding YdcF family protein, producing the protein MELQTALTTLVMPPFAPLAGMLLALILWFFPSSSALAKLSVPLAILCFLTLWICATPAFSGWLGERLVKQMPAAPEKAPAAVVILGGGRYRDSASGVERLSAASLERVAWAVAEAPPKLPILVTGGRVFTHEKLPESDLMADALEKLFGRSVTWRENCSRNTAENASNSAALLHDSGVENVLLVTHWWHMPRAAETFARAGLQVQPLAVGGPGELVPRGESGLLRWLPSAAALIRSQVYWRELLGLQWYRWRSLPARRHC; encoded by the coding sequence ATGGAACTGCAAACTGCACTTACAACGCTGGTCATGCCACCATTTGCACCTCTGGCCGGGATGTTGCTGGCACTCATTCTCTGGTTCTTCCCCTCTTCGTCCGCTCTCGCCAAGTTATCAGTGCCCCTGGCAATCCTGTGTTTTCTTACCTTGTGGATTTGCGCGACGCCGGCATTCTCCGGATGGCTGGGGGAACGCCTGGTGAAACAGATGCCTGCGGCCCCGGAGAAGGCGCCAGCGGCCGTGGTCATTCTCGGTGGCGGACGCTACCGGGACAGTGCAAGCGGGGTCGAGCGGTTATCGGCGGCGAGTCTCGAGCGGGTGGCCTGGGCAGTGGCGGAAGCGCCACCAAAGCTGCCGATTCTGGTAACCGGTGGCCGCGTATTCACCCATGAGAAACTGCCGGAGTCCGACCTGATGGCGGACGCGCTGGAGAAACTGTTCGGTCGCAGCGTAACCTGGCGTGAGAATTGCAGTCGCAACACGGCGGAGAATGCCTCCAATTCGGCGGCACTTCTGCATGATTCGGGAGTCGAAAATGTGCTGCTGGTTACCCACTGGTGGCACATGCCCCGGGCGGCGGAAACCTTCGCCCGCGCCGGCCTGCAGGTGCAACCACTGGCTGTGGGCGGCCCGGGAGAGCTGGTGCCCCGGGGCGAGAGTGGCTTGTTGCGTTGGTTGCCCAGTGCCGCGGCACTGATACGCAGTCAGGTGTACTGGCGTGAGTTGCTGGGCCTGCAGTGGTACCGGTGGCGGTCACTGCCAGCGCGCAGGCACTGTTGA
- a CDS encoding TIGR01777 family oxidoreductase, giving the protein MTGGTGLIGRQFSGKWLERGHQLTVLSRSPEKVHRICGESARGVSDLSEVEGPVDVVVNLAGETISKRWTESRKQEIRRSRLDTTADLVRWVLSQPQHPRYVLSGSAVGYYGDRGGDLLKESSGPGGGFAAQLCRDWEAATLPLQQAGICVGTMRTAIVLSTRGGALKQMLPAFKAGLGGPMSCGEQWMSWIHEADIVGLMLHAIERHLCVPFNACAPEPVTNNSFSRLLAKQLHRPCLVRTPAWMLKILLGEMAEELLLASQRMEPRTALDSGYSFQYPTLEKALEDLLAPAGSNGNAHASSRGH; this is encoded by the coding sequence ATGACCGGCGGCACCGGATTGATCGGTCGCCAATTCAGCGGGAAATGGCTGGAGCGGGGACACCAACTGACGGTACTGAGCCGCAGCCCAGAAAAAGTTCACCGTATATGCGGCGAGTCCGCCCGCGGCGTGAGCGATCTCAGCGAAGTCGAAGGCCCCGTCGATGTGGTGGTGAACCTCGCCGGCGAAACCATCTCAAAACGCTGGACCGAGTCCCGCAAACAGGAGATCCGCCGTTCGCGCCTCGACACCACCGCCGATCTGGTGCGCTGGGTTCTGTCGCAACCACAACACCCCCGGTATGTTTTGTCCGGCTCCGCGGTCGGCTATTACGGCGACCGCGGCGGCGATCTCCTGAAAGAGAGCAGCGGCCCGGGCGGAGGCTTTGCCGCACAGCTCTGCCGCGACTGGGAGGCCGCTACCCTGCCCCTGCAACAGGCCGGTATCTGTGTGGGCACCATGCGCACCGCCATTGTCCTCTCCACCCGGGGGGGCGCGCTGAAACAGATGCTACCTGCGTTCAAGGCCGGACTCGGCGGCCCGATGAGCTGTGGCGAGCAGTGGATGAGCTGGATTCACGAAGCGGACATCGTCGGCCTGATGCTACACGCCATCGAGCGCCATCTGTGCGTACCCTTCAATGCCTGTGCACCGGAACCGGTCACTAACAACAGTTTCTCGCGCCTGCTGGCAAAACAGTTGCACCGGCCGTGTCTGGTACGCACGCCCGCGTGGATGTTGAAAATCCTGCTTGGGGAAATGGCGGAGGAGTTGCTGCTGGCAAGCCAGCGCATGGAACCGCGTACCGCGCTCGACAGCGGCTACAGTTTTCAATACCCCACGCTGGAAAAAGCCCTGGAAGACCTGCTGGCGCCCGCGGGCAGTAATGGCAATGCCCACGCTTCATCGCGCGGACACTGA
- the lnt gene encoding apolipoprotein N-acyltransferase, which translates to MRDSLLFSRVLPSVAALIAGGLLTLSFAPYNLWWCGLLSIGLFAWLLAPGQSARALQGKQTFWLALCYGFGLFATGGSWVYVSITDFGNSSPLLGAILTGAFVGIMALLFALPFILLARFRAHPVSFALAFAALWFISEWCRTWMFTGFPWLFAGYGHIHTWLAGWAPILSVYGIGLLLAFTGAVAALFLRRAFTRKSFRSALLLAIAALLIWPAGLLLKSLEWTQTEATVRTVGLVQANIPQDKKWLPEFRGETIRRYQSATEQLHQRGVDLVIWPEAALPLLYHHAPNLMEALQNNARDAETDLITGILYDTEQDYRRVIHNSAAVFGSEQQLYHKRHLVPFGEYVPLEDWIRGTIEFFNLPTSFIRPGPEGQAPLNAGGLRWAPLICYEIVYPQLVSQSSGEAQVLLTLSNDAWFGRSIGPLQHMQMAQMRALETRRYLVRGTNTGVTAIVAPDGSITEQLPQFEQTTLIGEVQGRSGLTPFMLMGVWGLLALSLLMLLAAVLLQRRPDTATEGSASEGTGALPRASD; encoded by the coding sequence CTGGTGGTGCGGCCTGCTTTCGATCGGGCTGTTCGCCTGGCTGCTGGCACCGGGACAGAGTGCCCGCGCGCTGCAGGGGAAACAGACCTTCTGGCTGGCGCTGTGTTATGGCTTTGGCCTGTTCGCCACCGGCGGTTCCTGGGTCTATGTCTCCATCACCGATTTCGGTAATTCGTCCCCGCTACTCGGGGCCATACTCACCGGTGCCTTTGTGGGCATCATGGCGCTGCTGTTCGCCTTGCCGTTTATTCTGCTGGCGCGGTTCCGCGCGCATCCGGTGTCCTTCGCACTCGCGTTTGCCGCGCTATGGTTTATCAGCGAGTGGTGCCGCACCTGGATGTTTACCGGCTTCCCCTGGCTGTTTGCCGGTTATGGGCATATCCATACCTGGCTGGCCGGCTGGGCGCCGATTCTGAGTGTTTACGGGATCGGTCTGCTGCTGGCATTTACCGGTGCGGTGGCCGCACTGTTCCTGCGCAGGGCATTTACCCGGAAAAGTTTCCGCAGCGCATTATTACTGGCAATCGCTGCGCTTCTGATCTGGCCCGCCGGACTTCTGCTGAAGTCGCTCGAATGGACGCAGACCGAAGCGACCGTGCGCACCGTAGGTTTGGTGCAGGCCAATATCCCCCAGGACAAAAAATGGTTGCCCGAATTTCGCGGGGAAACCATCCGTCGCTACCAGTCGGCCACCGAGCAGCTGCACCAGCGGGGCGTCGATCTTGTCATCTGGCCGGAGGCCGCCCTGCCCCTGCTCTACCATCATGCCCCCAACCTGATGGAGGCCTTGCAAAACAACGCAAGGGACGCGGAGACGGACCTGATTACGGGGATTCTGTACGACACCGAGCAGGACTACCGCCGGGTGATCCATAATTCGGCCGCGGTTTTCGGCAGTGAGCAGCAGCTCTACCACAAGCGCCACCTTGTACCCTTTGGCGAGTATGTTCCGCTGGAAGACTGGATTCGCGGCACCATCGAATTTTTCAATCTGCCGACGTCGTTTATCCGCCCGGGCCCAGAAGGCCAGGCGCCACTGAATGCCGGCGGGCTCCGCTGGGCACCACTGATCTGCTACGAAATCGTTTACCCTCAGCTGGTTTCCCAGAGTAGTGGCGAGGCCCAGGTGTTGCTCACCCTGAGTAACGATGCCTGGTTCGGAAGATCCATCGGCCCACTGCAACACATGCAGATGGCGCAGATGCGCGCGCTGGAAACCCGACGCTACCTGGTGCGCGGCACCAACACCGGCGTTACCGCCATCGTCGCGCCCGACGGCAGTATCACCGAGCAATTGCCGCAATTTGAACAGACCACCCTGATTGGCGAAGTACAGGGGCGCAGCGGCCTCACGCCATTTATGCTCATGGGCGTATGGGGTCTGCTGGCACTGTCATTACTGATGCTACTGGCGGCGGTACTGCTGCAACGCCGCCCCGACACCGCCACCGAGGGCTCCGCCAGTGAAGGGACCGGCGCGCTTCCGCGGGCGTCCGACTGA